From a region of the Mytilus galloprovincialis chromosome 3, xbMytGall1.hap1.1, whole genome shotgun sequence genome:
- the LOC143067094 gene encoding catechol O-methyltransferase-like, which yields MSKRSRDPAINKLREVKADAESLGIPETIINGLQAVDDLATAREDYCDSKTSTASEPMAALIKDTLEHPWQNVYEEGKTTWNITPRMMSGNLEGYVLKFLVSASKSKNVLEVGMFTGCAALGMAEVMPDDGKVVTCEIDPYLVDLARKLMDRSPHGKKVEILTGPAIESLNGLAKKNQKFDFIFIDADKPGYCDYFNICFSELLAPGGTIAMDNALFGGKPYMEDSPPNEGVTKFNNMIVTRKDIYYVLMPIRDGIMLIRRKEDMNGTV from the exons ATGAGTAAACGTAGTCGTGACCCAGCGATAAATAAACTGAGAGAGGTGAAAGCAGATGCCGAATCACTGGGAATACCCGAGACAATTATCAATGGTTTACAGGCGGTTGATGATTTGGCAACG GCTCGAGAAGATTATTGTGACAGTAAGACGTCGACAGCAAGTGAGCCAATGGCAGCACTGATAAAAGATACTCTAGAACATCCCTGGCAGAACGTATACGAAGAAGGGAAAACGACATGGAATATCACCCCTAGAATGATGTCAGGAAATCTGGAGG gaTATGTTTTAAAATTCTTAGTCAGCGCTTCTAAATCCAAAAATGTTCTTGAGGTAGGTATGTTCACCGGATGTGCTGCCTTAGGAATGGCGGAAGTTATGCCGGATGACGGGAAGGTCGTCACTTGTGAAATTGATCCATACCTAGTAGACCTAGCTAGGAAATTGATGGATAGGTCGCCACATGGAAAGAAAGTCGAAATTCTTACTG GTCCAGCAATAGAGAGTCTAAATGGTTTGGCTAAGAAAAATCAGAAGTTTGATTTCATCTTCATAGACGCTGACAAACCGGGCTATTGTGATTATTTTAAT ATATGCTTCTCCGAACTTCTGGCCCCCGGAGGTACTATTGCTATGGATAATGCCTTATTTGGAGGTAAACCGTACATGGAAGATTCGCCACCAAACGAAGGCGTTACCAAGTTTAACAACATGATCGTGACAAGAAAGGACATTTATTAT GTTTTGATGCCTATAAGGGATGGTATTATGCTGATCAGGAGAAAAGAGGACATGAATGGAACCGTTTGA